A genomic stretch from Limnobacter thiooxidans includes:
- a CDS encoding 3',5'-cyclic-nucleotide phosphodiesterase, with the protein MIFSTVEQPDIVTLKGVLPASLEVFGCSGSVGDPGNGTSCFLLNQDVLIDAGSGVMAMNTAQMSKINHVLLTHTHLDHVSGLPFLVESRQHSQASPLYVYAQQKTIDVLRQHVFNDLIWPDFTAIPSTESPALKFVTIQPHVELMLGGAILIPFAVNHSVPTLGFVIKSSSGVLAISSDTYLTDELSQVLNSMVQVDHLIIESSFSNKDKKLSELTLHLCPSLLATQLNKLDTCRNVWVSYLKEWDRIQTEREIEDLEFNFPLKLLRQGQTIRF; encoded by the coding sequence ATGATCTTTTCTACCGTTGAACAGCCAGACATCGTAACCCTCAAAGGGGTTTTGCCGGCAAGCCTGGAAGTGTTTGGCTGCAGCGGCAGTGTGGGCGACCCTGGCAATGGCACATCGTGCTTTTTGTTGAATCAGGATGTGTTGATTGATGCGGGTAGTGGAGTGATGGCCATGAACACGGCCCAAATGTCCAAAATCAACCACGTGCTGTTGACCCACACTCACTTGGACCATGTGTCCGGTTTGCCTTTTCTGGTAGAAAGCCGCCAGCATTCACAGGCCAGCCCCTTGTATGTGTATGCCCAACAAAAAACGATTGATGTGTTGCGCCAGCATGTATTCAACGACCTGATTTGGCCTGATTTCACAGCCATTCCCAGTACTGAAAGTCCTGCATTGAAATTTGTGACCATTCAACCCCATGTTGAGTTGATGTTGGGCGGAGCAATACTGATTCCATTCGCAGTGAATCATTCTGTGCCCACTCTTGGCTTTGTGATCAAGTCATCCTCAGGTGTCTTGGCCATCAGTTCAGACACTTACCTGACCGACGAACTAAGCCAGGTCTTGAATTCAATGGTTCAAGTGGACCACCTGATTATCGAATCTTCTTTTTCAAACAAAGACAAGAAGCTTTCTGAGTTGACGCTGCACCTTTGCCCGTCTTTGTTGGCCACCCAGTTGAACAAGCTCGACACGTGTCGCAATGTCTGGGTTTCTTATTTGAAGGAATGGGACCGTATCCAAACCGAGCGTGAAATCGAAGACTTGGAATTCAATTTCCCGTTGAAGTTGTTGCGTCAAGGGCAAACCATTCGCTTTTGA
- a CDS encoding bile acid:sodium symporter family protein, with the protein MPNDIQFNVNTSTLVLANLIIAMNMFAVSLNLRRADFSLVLQNKKPMAVGLLAQFALLPFIAFVFSVCIPMHPGLVLALIMVSCVPGGNLSNVFSFIAKGNVPLSISLTAVGFLLAPVVTPLNFAMYSSLHPGLNGIVNNIHIDPVQLGAAIVVTLLIPLALGYWSGNQFPRFYKRVSPYISRFALTSIAVLVVLVLKDNVHLDMTIIVNYAGEVAGLQVLVLGSAYLFASAFKLPTADKRTIAIEAGIQNAPLGVVLVLTFMPTQSTAMAAIAFWGGWQILACTAIALYWKRVSDPVPNPG; encoded by the coding sequence ATGCCCAACGACATCCAATTCAACGTCAACACCAGCACCCTAGTGCTGGCGAACCTGATCATCGCAATGAACATGTTTGCGGTATCACTCAATCTTCGACGAGCCGATTTCAGTTTGGTACTACAGAATAAAAAGCCAATGGCCGTGGGGCTGCTTGCACAATTTGCTCTGTTGCCTTTTATTGCTTTTGTTTTCAGTGTCTGCATACCCATGCACCCCGGCTTGGTGCTGGCACTCATCATGGTCAGCTGCGTACCTGGCGGCAACCTGTCCAATGTGTTCAGCTTCATCGCAAAAGGCAATGTACCCCTTTCCATCTCACTGACGGCCGTTGGTTTTTTATTGGCGCCAGTGGTAACTCCGCTGAATTTTGCGATGTACTCTTCATTGCATCCTGGCCTCAATGGCATCGTGAACAACATACACATTGATCCTGTTCAACTGGGTGCAGCCATTGTCGTGACCCTGTTGATTCCGCTGGCGCTGGGTTATTGGTCAGGCAATCAATTTCCGAGATTTTACAAACGGGTCTCCCCCTATATTTCTCGTTTTGCACTCACCTCAATCGCTGTGCTGGTGGTGCTGGTTCTCAAGGACAATGTGCACCTGGACATGACGATCATTGTGAATTACGCGGGCGAGGTCGCGGGCCTGCAAGTCTTGGTGCTGGGCAGCGCGTACCTGTTCGCTTCCGCATTCAAGCTGCCAACGGCCGACAAGCGAACCATTGCCATTGAAGCAGGTATACAAAATGCGCCTTTGGGTGTTGTCCTGGTTTTGACCTTCATGCCGACGCAAAGCACCGCCATGGCGGCCATTGCATTCTGGGGGGGCTGGCAAATTCTGGCCTGTACAGCCATTGCGCTTTACTGGAAGCGGGTTAGCGACCCAGTACCAAATCCAGGCTAA
- a CDS encoding TonB-dependent receptor yields the protein MPLFWPAMGLAQSSNLQEVEVRSNSDDEVSVFPASSSKAVVTGQALKESNTQTLADASIRLPGFYGFGSTPRLTGFTIRGLGNNQFNDGLDSSVGLYVDGVYLARQSYGAFGLFDIEDITVLRGPQGAAYGLGSTAGEVHLRTRAPSHTPETAISLGLGNYGYQQAQGSVNGSLIPGELAGRLSVYSQQRDGLLFNQFNGEYLNNQDRVGVRGQLLWTPRDDLIVRLTGEYGLIDQRCCSIGLLAPVSPSIQASDEYMGYNRPGTNPSDRVVDNNVEPQNKLTREAASVVVEWGPVGRHRFVSITGVNQIAYNPSINDDGTSMRLLVGSNTSRSQQLTQELRWHSRFKRLDTTLGLFYMRQNLSGEELGILGDEIALWALGGLLRQNVPTLNRDNSGFLINAVLPPQALNGLRLSTPYSQVSDTFSTFASADLHTGPNTTVTTGIRYTGSRRDGQVSRSRSGGNLDSSPLSLTNNLAVLSGLLGPQVNAITYDGLIDSLVGESFDRQDSRKDSGVSGQLALQHKLSKTLSGYASLSRGYKSGGLNLAGLSDQVRAQFDPEIATGIELGLRKLPRPNALGASLALYETRVKNFQALTYAPSDGLVSSPRQNNVLNIPTVRLQGMEIDLTYPINRTLVVDFGLAYNRAISTSFSNAPNEDTNRNDKNLSGKQLYNAPRWSGFAALEKRFPMPGSLEAYVGVEHAFRTETFGAVDQSRNSFIDSYQLTNLRLGLRNTRLGWNVQGWVKNLFDEDYLAAVAPLYSLGEYGGFAGDPLTYGVSLDLVLGR from the coding sequence TTGCCACTCTTTTGGCCTGCGATGGGGCTGGCCCAGTCCAGTAATCTCCAAGAGGTAGAAGTTCGCAGTAATTCCGACGACGAGGTCTCCGTATTTCCCGCCAGCAGTTCAAAGGCTGTCGTTACAGGGCAAGCTCTGAAGGAATCCAACACTCAAACACTTGCGGATGCCAGTATTCGCCTGCCCGGATTTTATGGCTTTGGCAGTACACCACGGCTGACCGGTTTCACCATTCGGGGTTTGGGTAACAACCAGTTCAACGACGGGCTGGACAGCAGCGTGGGTTTGTACGTGGACGGTGTCTACCTTGCCCGCCAGTCTTACGGTGCATTCGGCTTGTTTGACATTGAAGACATCACGGTACTACGTGGCCCGCAAGGTGCTGCCTACGGATTGGGTAGCACAGCGGGTGAGGTGCATTTGCGCACGCGCGCGCCCTCGCACACACCCGAAACGGCAATTTCTCTTGGGCTTGGCAATTACGGTTACCAGCAGGCCCAAGGTTCTGTAAACGGGTCCTTGATTCCAGGCGAGCTGGCTGGGCGCTTGAGTGTTTATAGCCAGCAACGTGATGGCCTGTTGTTCAACCAGTTCAATGGCGAGTATTTGAACAATCAGGACCGTGTGGGTGTTCGGGGACAGTTGCTGTGGACTCCACGAGACGATTTGATCGTTCGCTTGACCGGCGAATATGGTTTGATCGACCAGCGTTGTTGCAGCATCGGTTTGCTGGCACCGGTCAGCCCTTCGATTCAGGCCTCGGACGAGTACATGGGTTACAACCGTCCGGGCACCAACCCATCGGACCGGGTGGTTGACAACAACGTGGAGCCCCAGAACAAGCTGACGCGTGAGGCCGCTTCGGTGGTTGTGGAATGGGGGCCGGTTGGGCGACACCGTTTTGTCAGCATCACTGGGGTCAACCAGATTGCTTACAACCCGTCGATCAATGACGACGGAACGTCGATGCGGCTGCTGGTGGGCAGCAATACATCCAGGTCGCAGCAACTGACACAGGAATTGCGCTGGCATTCCCGTTTCAAGCGCCTGGATACCACGTTGGGTCTGTTTTACATGCGCCAGAACCTGAGCGGCGAGGAGCTGGGCATTCTGGGTGACGAAATTGCCTTGTGGGCCTTGGGTGGTTTGTTGCGCCAGAATGTGCCCACACTGAATCGGGACAATAGCGGTTTTCTGATCAATGCGGTGTTGCCGCCGCAGGCGCTCAATGGGTTGCGATTGAGCACGCCCTACAGCCAGGTGTCCGATACGTTTTCAACCTTCGCATCGGCCGATTTGCACACGGGGCCGAACACCACGGTGACCACCGGTATTCGATACACCGGCAGCCGTCGTGATGGGCAGGTCAGCCGCAGCCGTTCCGGGGGCAATCTGGATTCAAGCCCGTTGTCCCTGACCAACAACCTGGCCGTTTTGAGTGGCCTTCTGGGGCCGCAGGTCAATGCGATTACCTACGATGGCCTCATCGATTCGCTGGTGGGTGAATCATTCGACCGGCAGGACAGCCGCAAGGACAGCGGAGTCAGTGGACAATTGGCGCTTCAGCACAAGTTGAGCAAAACCTTGTCGGGCTACGCCAGCTTGTCGAGAGGATACAAAAGTGGCGGCTTGAACCTGGCTGGTTTGAGCGACCAGGTGCGTGCACAATTTGATCCTGAAATTGCAACTGGAATTGAGTTGGGTTTGCGCAAGTTGCCACGTCCCAATGCCCTGGGTGCCAGCCTGGCCCTGTATGAAACACGGGTGAAGAATTTTCAGGCCTTGACCTATGCGCCAAGCGATGGGCTGGTATCCAGCCCTCGGCAAAACAATGTGCTGAACATTCCCACGGTACGATTGCAGGGCATGGAGATAGACCTGACTTACCCGATTAATCGAACCTTGGTGGTGGATTTCGGTTTGGCCTACAACCGTGCAATCAGTACGAGTTTTTCAAATGCGCCCAACGAAGACACAAACCGCAACGACAAAAACCTGAGCGGTAAGCAGTTGTACAACGCCCCACGCTGGAGCGGTTTTGCAGCGCTTGAAAAGCGTTTCCCCATGCCCGGCAGTCTGGAGGCTTATGTTGGGGTTGAACACGCTTTCCGGACAGAAACCTTTGGCGCGGTGGACCAAAGCCGGAATAGTTTTATTGATTCATACCAGTTGACCAACCTTCGCCTTGGCTTGCGCAATACCCGTTTGGGCTGGAATGTGCAGGGCTGGGTTAAAAACCTGTTTGATGAAGACTACCTGGCGGCGGTGGCCCCACTTTACAGCTTGGGCGAATACGGTGGATTTGCCGGTGACCCCCTGACCTATGGCGTTAGCCTGGATTTGGTACTGGGTCGCTAA
- a CDS encoding TetR/AcrR family transcriptional regulator: MKNLSKSDTGSRLYGGESTENRVQRRREQFLDAGLLLFGTVGFKSTSVRGLCRQAKLTDRYFYESFASVEEVLVAVYEREIQRLIAAVFGQIRNMEPGTPIAELARPALHAFFEGARDPVVAKTVWFEVLGVSDRVNKLYLDTVSEFGQLLLMMIKGLYPKLALSATQEQLLTTGMVGAINQSTMAWIVSGFATPVEDLVEANLMILEGLGLRLNLQ, encoded by the coding sequence ATGAAAAATCTTTCCAAATCCGATACAGGTAGCAGGCTTTACGGCGGCGAAAGCACTGAAAACCGCGTGCAGCGGCGCCGCGAGCAATTCCTCGATGCAGGCCTCTTGCTGTTCGGCACCGTGGGCTTCAAGAGCACCTCGGTACGCGGCCTGTGCCGCCAAGCCAAGCTGACCGACCGTTATTTTTACGAATCATTTGCCTCGGTCGAGGAAGTGCTGGTGGCTGTGTATGAAAGGGAAATCCAGCGCCTGATTGCGGCTGTGTTCGGCCAGATCCGCAACATGGAACCCGGCACCCCCATCGCTGAACTGGCCCGCCCCGCCCTGCACGCTTTTTTTGAAGGTGCACGCGACCCGGTGGTGGCCAAAACCGTGTGGTTTGAAGTGCTGGGTGTGAGCGACCGCGTCAACAAGCTTTACCTGGACACGGTCAGTGAATTTGGCCAATTGCTGCTGATGATGATCAAGGGGCTTTATCCCAAACTGGCCTTGTCCGCCACCCAGGAACAACTTCTGACCACCGGCATGGTGGGTGCCATCAACCAATCGACCATGGCCTGGATTGTGTCCGGGTTCGCAACCCCGGTCGAAGACCTGGTGGAAGCGAACCTTATGATACTGGAAGGCCTTGGCTTGCGCCTGAACCTTCAATAG
- a CDS encoding aldehyde dehydrogenase family protein: MNLSDTRAMAQAVGINPATGDVLGECPHTPAQAIPEIFKKAREAQAVWARKSFKQRAKHLRLMREYIIENADDLAKTVATSNGKTWFDAMATEVLPCTLACNWYGKNAARVLKSEKREMSSILWIGKRSEVVHEPLGVVGIISPWNYPLSIPFGEIVMGLMAGNAIVLKVAAVTPMVGVAIERIVEAGKLPEGLFHHVVGAGAEESSAFFENGVDKLFFTGSVPAGKDLMAQAAKTLTPLSLELGGKDPMIVLEDADLERAANGAAWAGYQNSGQSCGGVERIYVHESVYDQFVDLLAARTRSLRQGVPNAECTVDVGAMTTAKQRRVVEKQVDEAVAQGARVVAQAQLADNLQGEFYPATVMTHVHHDMVLMREETFGPVLPVMPFKTEEEAVRLANDCTMALSASIWSRNTNRAKALASKVRGGVVAINDHLYTHGMSDLPWGGPGESGIGRTHGPEGLKEMTKPKAINWDYLRARNNLWWYPQDREAYLVIKHALRLGSPRNVFEFLWASLKVMPTMIKRMYFQK, translated from the coding sequence ATGAATCTGTCAGACACGCGCGCCATGGCGCAGGCCGTTGGTATCAACCCCGCCACAGGTGATGTATTGGGCGAATGCCCGCACACGCCGGCGCAGGCCATTCCGGAAATTTTCAAAAAGGCCCGTGAGGCGCAAGCCGTTTGGGCCCGGAAGTCGTTCAAGCAGCGTGCGAAACACTTGCGCTTGATGCGCGAGTACATCATCGAGAATGCTGACGACCTGGCCAAGACTGTGGCCACCAGCAACGGAAAAACCTGGTTTGATGCCATGGCGACCGAAGTGCTGCCCTGTACGCTGGCCTGCAACTGGTATGGCAAGAATGCCGCCCGCGTGCTTAAAAGCGAGAAGCGTGAAATGTCCAGCATCCTCTGGATTGGCAAGCGTTCCGAAGTGGTTCACGAGCCACTGGGTGTGGTGGGTATCATCAGCCCCTGGAATTACCCGCTGTCCATTCCTTTTGGTGAAATTGTGATGGGCCTGATGGCCGGCAACGCCATTGTGCTGAAAGTGGCTGCCGTGACCCCGATGGTGGGCGTGGCCATTGAACGAATCGTGGAAGCTGGGAAATTGCCCGAGGGCCTGTTTCACCATGTTGTGGGCGCAGGCGCCGAGGAGTCTTCCGCCTTTTTTGAAAACGGTGTGGACAAGCTGTTTTTCACGGGTTCGGTGCCTGCGGGCAAAGACCTGATGGCGCAAGCCGCCAAAACCCTCACCCCTTTGTCACTGGAATTGGGTGGCAAAGACCCGATGATCGTGCTGGAAGACGCTGACCTTGAACGCGCAGCCAATGGTGCGGCGTGGGCGGGTTATCAAAACTCGGGCCAATCGTGCGGTGGTGTTGAGCGCATTTACGTGCATGAATCGGTCTATGACCAGTTTGTAGATCTGTTGGCAGCCCGCACACGTTCATTGCGCCAGGGTGTTCCCAACGCAGAATGCACGGTGGACGTGGGTGCCATGACAACCGCCAAGCAACGCCGCGTGGTGGAAAAGCAGGTGGACGAGGCGGTAGCCCAAGGTGCAAGAGTTGTGGCCCAGGCTCAACTGGCAGACAACCTGCAGGGCGAGTTTTACCCAGCCACCGTGATGACGCACGTGCACCACGACATGGTCTTGATGCGCGAAGAAACATTTGGCCCGGTGTTGCCCGTGATGCCGTTCAAAACCGAGGAAGAGGCAGTGCGCCTGGCTAACGATTGCACCATGGCCCTGAGCGCGTCGATCTGGAGCCGTAACACAAACCGCGCCAAGGCGTTGGCCAGCAAGGTGCGCGGCGGTGTGGTGGCCATCAACGACCACTTGTACACCCACGGTATGTCGGATTTGCCTTGGGGCGGCCCTGGCGAGTCGGGTATTGGCCGTACCCATGGCCCGGAAGGTCTGAAGGAAATGACCAAGCCCAAGGCGATCAACTGGGATTACCTGCGCGCGAGAAACAACCTGTGGTGGTACCCACAAGACCGCGAAGCCTACCTGGTGATCAAGCACGCTTTGCGACTGGGTTCACCACGCAATGTGTTTGAGTTCCTGTGGGCCAGCCTGAAGGTGATGCCGACCATGATCAAGCGGATGTATTTCCAGAAATAA